In the Syntrophales bacterium genome, one interval contains:
- a CDS encoding retention module-containing protein, with protein MATAIGKAVILFGTVKAVAPDGTERVLEPNSVVYANERIITESDGSVSIMLDGPPPSQIDLGRMSDVLLDEDVYAAGPATADAMDMMAEAERILEALEGDEDIEIDATAAGAGGGAGGGLTLVKFDADGNEILPDSGAETQGVSFGTTDTIEGIVGEEPPETPPDLPDLIEATATLTSEGWGDEDAGTVTYTVTVDHAPQADQDFTFTLSNGQVVT; from the coding sequence ATGGCAACGGCAATCGGCAAGGCAGTAATTCTTTTCGGAACGGTGAAGGCGGTAGCACCCGATGGAACGGAGCGGGTACTCGAGCCCAACAGCGTTGTATACGCCAACGAACGGATCATAACAGAAAGTGACGGCAGTGTGTCAATCATGCTTGACGGTCCTCCGCCGTCGCAGATCGATCTCGGCAGAATGAGCGATGTGCTTCTGGACGAGGACGTGTACGCGGCGGGTCCCGCGACCGCCGATGCAATGGACATGATGGCCGAAGCCGAACGCATCCTGGAAGCCCTGGAAGGCGACGAGGACATCGAGATTGACGCGACCGCGGCCGGTGCGGGCGGCGGCGCGGGCGGCGGCCTCACCCTCGTCAAATTCGATGCCGACGGCAACGAGATACTCCCCGACAGCGGCGCCGAGACCCAGGGAGTAAGTTTCGGTACGACCGATACGATCGAGGGGATTGTGGGTGAGGAACCACCTGAGACTCCTCCAGATCTACCAGACCTCATTGAAGCGACCGCGACGCTGACCTCCGAAGGTTGGGGCGATGAAGACGCCGGTACGGTGACCTACACCGTGACGGTGGACCATGCCCCCCAGGCGGACCAGGACTTCACCTTTACACTCTCCAACGGACAGGTTGTGACG